The following DNA comes from Triticum aestivum cultivar Chinese Spring chromosome 3D, IWGSC CS RefSeq v2.1, whole genome shotgun sequence.
TAACTAAGATTTTCTTCCAGAAAACTAAGATTTTGTTTTGTAAGGCACATCCCATATACAAGCGGCTCTACTCTGCAAAAAAAAATGCGGGAGGCTCTACTCTGTAATTAATAACTAAGAATACCACATGGTATATGTGGTAAGCAACCTCATATTTAAAGTGATGAAACTGAGCTATGATGCTTTGCGTGGTGAATTAGATAATAGAAATAGATGAAAACAAAAATTAATAACTAAGAAAACGGAAAACCGAGAAAGGGAACTGGCTATCAGTCAATAGCTCGTCCTAGTCCAGCGCAGCAGCGCATTCGCTGACTACAGTGCGTTATGCACGAGACAGGGAAGCGTCTATTTCTGGCTTGTCGCGACACCTAGTGGACGCTCGCCTACAACACTCCTTTACTAGGGCGGCCCGTACATTGTAGCACGGTTTTTTCTCTGCCAACGTTGGTCTTTCTAAAAAAAACGTGTAGCGATTCTAAAAAAACTGTGTAGCCCAAAGATGTAGCATTAGTTTCCTATACCACTGTAGCtctgattttaatatttttttatatattttgaaatatTCTGTTTTTAGAAAATCTTTGCTTAAAAGATTAAAACCTTCATCAgatattaaaaatgttcatgaaatggaAAAAATTGCTCACAcattgttttttcaaaaaaaaaaatctttcCATTCAAATAATAATGGTCATGCCGTTGAAAATATTGTTCATTATATTTTTTTAAAGTGTTCATCGAAAtttaattttgtagggataatttgtAAAAAAAAAGTACGAACTATTCAAAAAAGGTTCATggcatttgaaaaaatattcatgtgtTTCAAACTATGTTACatgacattttttgaattttttccagAAATGCAAAAAACCCGCACAAATATATATAAATGTTCATAACATATAAAAAATATTTGTGTCGTTTAGAAAAAAAATTCCATGTTTTTGtcatttttttaaaatgttcaaaccAATGAAAAATATTCATACATTTAAATATTATACAGGAAAATGTAAAAACATGTTTGCGTATTTATTTTTTAAATGTTGACAACATGTTCACACACGAAGTCGTGTGGActgaaaagttcatgaatttgaaaatagtacaaaaaaaaacaaaaaaacggcAGAGAGACAGAAAAATTCCCGACCTGGAAACTTATTGAAACCGCCCAATACCGAGTAGAAGGTTTCTAAAACCGGAGCTAATGGACCAGTCTAAATAAAACGCCTCTGAAGTGGAGAGCTCCTTCCAACTTCTATCTTGCTGCCGTAAGCGAGATATAGCTCTCGCAGTAAGTTAACATGTTTTCTTTCTCAATAGGACGGACTATCGCAATTAACACACTGcacagcccagcccagcccagcccaagCCGAAAAAAACCCCGAAACTCCTGGGCTGGAATTCCGCTAGCCCAATACCCCCGGCTGCCGCACTCGCCAACTTTTTCCTTTGTTCTCTTGCGCTTTCCCGAAAGGAGGAAAGGTAGAGAAAAATCGCACCCAAATCCGTCGAGCAGAACCAAATCCGTCACGACTCCACGAGCACTCGGGCAGGGCAACACAGATTCGCGCAGCCCACCTCGCCGAGCATTCCCCATCAGATCGGATCgaatccggcggcggcggtgatggcggcggAGAAGCCGGCCCCGGCGAAGGTGCTCTACTGCGGCGTGtgcggcctccccgcggagtactgCGAGTTCGGCCCCGACTTCGAGCGCTGCAAGCCGTGGCTCCGCGCCCACGCGCCCGGCGTCTACCCCGACGAGCTCGTGGCCTCCTCCTCCGGTTCGCCCCTTGACCTACCTGGCCTTCTCGCTTGTTATCCCCCACTTCGTCTACGCCTACCCTGTGTCGGTTCCGCTCTCTAATGCTGCGTGTGGTGGTTCGTTTGATCTGTGAAGGCGGCGACGATAAGGACGTGGGCAAGGTCGGCGAGCGCCTCCAGGGCGTCAGCATCTCCACCGCCGACGGCTCCACAAGCGCAGGTTTGGTGTGAGCTCATGCCTTGTCTAAACCTAAAACTAGGAAAACTTCAGTCAAATTGATGTGTGTTGTGTTTGCAGGGGGTGCTTCGGCATCTTCTAAGACTGAAGAGGTGAAGCGACTGCCGGGCGGTAAGCTCAAGAAAAAGGTTGGTTCCCTTTGCACACTATTATTACACAGTTGAATTTCTAGATGCTAGTCTGAAATTGAGGATTTGTTATTCTGATTTGAGTTCGGGCCAATGTAGAATGTCTGTCTTGCAATGTTTTGATTGTCAGTGT
Coding sequences within:
- the LOC123077403 gene encoding translation machinery-associated protein 22, whose amino-acid sequence is MAAEKPAPAKVLYCGVCGLPAEYCEFGPDFERCKPWLRAHAPGVYPDELVASSSGGDDKDVGKVGERLQGVSISTADGSTSAGGASASSKTEEVKRLPGGKLKKKDKQEVIIEKIVRNKRKCVTVVKGLDLFGVKLSDASKKLGKKFATGASVVKGPTEKEQIDVQGDISYDVVDFITATWPDVPESAVYFIEDGRKVAAA